The following are encoded in a window of Sporichthya brevicatena genomic DNA:
- the aroQ gene encoding type II 3-dehydroquinate dehydratase, translating to MSAVWVLNGPNLGRLGSREPDVYGSMDHAGLVTACQETGKELGLSVEVRQTDDEAELVRWLHEAADAAIPVILNPAAFTHYSYAVRDACAQLRAPLIEVHISNPATREAFRHTSVVAGVATGTIAGFGIDSYRLALRALASR from the coding sequence GTGAGCGCGGTCTGGGTCCTGAACGGGCCGAACCTGGGCCGGCTGGGTTCGCGCGAGCCCGACGTGTACGGGTCGATGGACCACGCCGGCCTGGTGACGGCCTGTCAGGAGACGGGCAAGGAGCTCGGCCTCTCGGTGGAGGTCCGCCAGACCGACGACGAGGCCGAGCTGGTCCGCTGGCTCCACGAGGCCGCCGACGCCGCGATCCCGGTGATCCTCAACCCGGCCGCGTTCACCCACTACTCGTACGCGGTCCGCGACGCCTGCGCCCAGCTGCGCGCCCCGCTGATCGAGGTGCACATCTCCAACCCGGCGACCCGCGAGGCGTTCCGCCACACCTCCGTCGTCGCCGGCGTCGCCACCGGCACGATCGCCGGCTTCGGCATCGACTCCTACCGCCTCGCCCTCCGGGCCCTCGCGAGCCGCTGA
- a CDS encoding aspartate carbamoyltransferase catalytic subunit — MKRHLLSAADLSRDEALLILDTAEELARLADRPIKKLPTLRGRTVVNLFYEDSTRTRTSFEAAAKRLSADVINFSAKGSSVSKGESLKDTALTLEAMGTDAVVVRHSASGAPHRLATSGWIRGSVVNAGDGTHEHPTQALLDAFTMRRRLGSFDGRRVTIVGDILHSRVARSNVRLLHTLGAQVTLVAPPTLLPVGVQTWPCAVSYDLDAEVAKSDVVMMLRVQHERMNAAFFPSAREYSRRYGLDGRRFAAMPEHAIVMHPGPMNRGMEITAEVADSPRSTIVEQVTNGVSVRMAVLYLLLSGSESAIGSIEGESA; from the coding sequence ATGAAGCGTCACCTGCTCTCGGCGGCGGACCTGTCCCGCGACGAGGCGCTGCTCATCCTCGACACCGCGGAGGAGCTCGCCCGGCTCGCCGACCGCCCCATCAAGAAGCTGCCGACGCTGCGCGGTCGCACCGTGGTCAACCTCTTCTACGAGGACTCCACGCGCACCCGGACCTCGTTCGAGGCCGCGGCCAAGCGCCTCTCGGCGGACGTCATCAACTTCTCCGCGAAGGGGTCCTCGGTCTCCAAGGGCGAGAGCCTGAAGGACACCGCGCTGACGCTCGAAGCCATGGGCACCGACGCGGTCGTCGTCCGCCACTCGGCCTCGGGCGCGCCCCACCGGCTCGCGACCTCGGGCTGGATCCGCGGGTCGGTCGTCAATGCCGGTGACGGCACGCACGAGCACCCCACGCAGGCGCTGCTCGACGCGTTCACGATGCGCCGCCGGCTCGGTTCCTTCGACGGCCGCCGGGTCACAATCGTCGGCGACATCCTGCACAGCCGTGTGGCCCGCTCGAACGTGCGGCTGCTGCACACCCTGGGCGCGCAGGTGACGCTGGTCGCCCCGCCGACGCTGCTGCCGGTCGGGGTGCAGACCTGGCCGTGCGCGGTCTCCTACGACCTCGACGCCGAGGTGGCGAAGAGCGACGTGGTGATGATGCTGCGCGTCCAGCACGAGCGGATGAATGCGGCGTTCTTCCCGAGCGCGCGCGAGTACAGCCGCCGCTACGGCCTCGACGGCCGCCGCTTCGCGGCGATGCCCGAGCACGCCATCGTCATGCACCCCGGCCCGATGAACCGCGGCATGGAGATCACCGCCGAGGTCGCCGACTCCCCGCGCTCGACGATCGTCGAGCAGGTGACCAACGGCGTCAGCGTCCGGATGGCGGTGCTCTACCTGCTGCTCTCGGGTAGCGAGTCAGCAATCGGTTCGATCGAAGGAGAGTCGGCGTGA
- the nusB gene encoding transcription antitermination factor NusB: MSARSKARKRAVDILFEAELRGRGVLETLTERVTVGDPPVAEYTRTLVEGVTEHRARIDELLATYSVGWPLERMPAVDRNVLRVGVYELLFAPDVPDAVAVSEAVELARDLSTDESPGFVNGLLGRILDLKPTLAL, translated from the coding sequence TTGAGCGCCAGAAGCAAAGCCCGTAAACGCGCGGTCGACATCCTCTTCGAGGCCGAGCTCCGCGGTCGCGGCGTCCTGGAGACGCTGACCGAACGCGTCACCGTCGGCGACCCGCCGGTGGCGGAGTACACGCGGACACTCGTCGAGGGCGTCACCGAGCACCGCGCCCGCATCGACGAACTGCTCGCCACCTACTCGGTCGGCTGGCCGCTCGAGCGCATGCCGGCGGTGGACCGGAACGTCCTGCGTGTCGGGGTCTACGAACTGCTCTTCGCCCCCGACGTCCCGGACGCGGTCGCGGTCAGCGAGGCCGTCGAGCTCGCCCGCGACCTCTCGACCGACGAGTCACCCGGCTTCGTCAACGGCCTCCTCGGCCGCATCCTCGACCTCAAGCCGACCCTCGCCCTCTGA
- the pyrR gene encoding bifunctional pyr operon transcriptional regulator/uracil phosphoribosyltransferase PyrR, producing MNTSENSSDVPASLPGESTAPGRPVLEASDVRRALTRIAHEIVERNKGARDLVLLGIPTRGVHLAQRLAARIGEVEGVTPPAGSLDVTMYRDDLALRPARGLGRTDIPGDIGDRVVVLVDDVLMSGRTISSALDAIKDLGRPRAVQLAVLVDRGHRELPIRADFVGKNLPTSLSETVAVRLAELDGLDVVLLGSKEPKPASAKKGDRA from the coding sequence ATGAACACGTCCGAAAACTCGTCAGATGTCCCCGCAAGTCTCCCCGGCGAATCCACCGCGCCCGGTCGCCCCGTGCTGGAGGCCTCCGACGTCCGCCGCGCGCTGACGCGCATCGCGCACGAGATCGTCGAGCGCAACAAGGGTGCGCGGGACCTGGTCCTGCTCGGCATCCCGACGCGCGGCGTCCACCTCGCGCAGCGGCTCGCCGCGCGCATCGGTGAGGTCGAGGGCGTCACGCCGCCCGCCGGCTCGCTCGACGTCACGATGTACCGGGACGACCTCGCGCTGCGCCCCGCCCGGGGTCTGGGCCGCACCGACATCCCGGGCGACATCGGGGACCGGGTCGTGGTCCTGGTCGACGACGTCCTGATGTCCGGTCGCACGATCAGCTCCGCCCTCGACGCCATCAAGGACCTCGGCCGGCCCCGCGCGGTACAGCTCGCGGTCCTCGTCGACCGCGGTCACCGCGAGCTGCCGATCCGCGCCGACTTCGTCGGCAAGAACCTGCCGACCTCGCTGTCCGAGACCGTCGCGGTCCGTCTCGCCGAGCTCGACGGGCTCGACGTCGTGCTGCTGGGTTCGAAGGAACCGAAGCCGGCGAGTGCGAAGAAGGGGGACCGCGCATGA
- the carB gene encoding carbamoyl-phosphate synthase large subunit, with the protein MPRREDIQSVLVIGSGPIVIGQAAEFDYSGTQACRVLKAEGLRVALINSNPATIMTDPGIADATYVEPITPEMVRKVIERERPQALLATLGGQTALNAAMALHADGTLEEFGVELIGANVDAIEAGENREKFKQIVDDIGAESARSAICHSMDDCLKAVEDLGYPVVVRPSFTMGGAGSGMAYDEADLYRIAGSGLQASPTTEVLLEESILGWKEYELELMRDRNDNVVVICSIENLDPMGVHTGDSITVAPALTLTDREYQRMRDVAIAVIRAVGVDTGGCNIQFAVNPNDGRLIVIEMNPRVSRSSALASKATGFPIAKIAARLAIGYTLDEIRNDITQVTPASFEPTLDYVVVKVPRFAFEKFPQADARLTTHMKSVGEAMAIGRNFTEALQKALRSLEKRDATLSWAGEPGDKDELLARITVPYDGRLRDVVAAMRAGATPAELFEVTKIDPWFLDQLLLLHEVATDVAAAEQLDPELLRRAKRHGFSDGQIAEIRRIPEPVVRGVRHALGIRPVYKTVDTCAGEFEAHTPYHYSSYDTETEVRPGSKPKVVILGSGPNRIGQGIEFDYSCVHASFALRDAGYETVMINCNPETVSTDYDTSDRLYFEPLTLEDVLEVVHAEQATGEVVGVVVQLGGQTPLGLARALKEEGVPIVGTSPEAIHLAEDRGAFGRVLAQEGLTAPKHGTAFSFEESKAIADEVGYPVLVRPSYVLGGRGMEIVYSEEMLADYISRATEISADRPVLVDRFLDDAVEIDVDALYDGNELYLGGVMEHIEEAGIHSGDSACVLPPITLGNTDIERIREATESIARGVGVRGLLNVQYAIAADVLYVLEANPRASRTVPFVSKATAVPLAKAAARVMLGATIAELRAEGILPPTGDCADLPYDAPVAVKEAVMPFNRFRTADGTHVDTILGPEMRSTGEVMGIDTTFGTAFAKSQAGAYGALPTKGAAFVSVANRDKRSMIFPVKRLHDLGFEILATAGTADVLRRNGVPATVVRKGHHGPGPATAQWPEGEPTIVTRISNGEVALIVNTPFGVGSRVDGWDIRTAAVGSNTLCVTTVPGLAAAVQGIESLLRGDIGVCPLQEYADRLWESRR; encoded by the coding sequence ATGCCACGTCGTGAGGACATTCAGTCGGTCCTCGTCATCGGCTCGGGACCGATCGTCATCGGCCAGGCGGCCGAGTTCGACTACTCGGGGACCCAGGCCTGCCGGGTGCTCAAGGCCGAGGGTCTGCGCGTCGCGCTGATCAACTCGAACCCGGCGACGATCATGACCGACCCCGGGATCGCCGACGCGACCTACGTCGAGCCGATCACGCCGGAGATGGTCCGGAAGGTGATCGAGCGGGAGCGTCCGCAGGCGCTGCTCGCGACGCTCGGCGGCCAGACCGCGCTCAACGCTGCGATGGCGCTGCACGCGGACGGGACGCTGGAGGAGTTCGGCGTCGAGCTGATCGGCGCGAACGTCGACGCGATCGAGGCCGGCGAGAACCGGGAGAAGTTCAAGCAGATCGTCGACGACATCGGCGCGGAGTCCGCGCGGTCCGCGATCTGTCACTCGATGGACGACTGCCTCAAGGCCGTCGAGGACCTCGGCTACCCGGTCGTGGTGCGGCCGAGCTTCACCATGGGCGGCGCCGGCTCCGGCATGGCGTACGACGAGGCCGACCTGTACCGCATCGCCGGCTCGGGTCTGCAGGCCTCGCCGACCACCGAGGTCCTCCTCGAGGAGTCGATCCTCGGCTGGAAGGAGTACGAGCTCGAGCTGATGCGCGACCGCAACGACAACGTCGTGGTCATCTGCTCGATCGAGAACCTCGACCCGATGGGCGTCCACACCGGTGACTCGATCACCGTGGCTCCCGCGTTGACCCTGACGGACCGTGAGTACCAGCGGATGCGGGACGTCGCGATCGCCGTCATCCGCGCGGTGGGCGTCGACACCGGCGGCTGCAACATCCAGTTCGCGGTGAACCCGAACGACGGTCGCCTGATCGTCATCGAGATGAATCCGCGCGTCTCGCGCTCGTCGGCGCTGGCGTCGAAGGCGACGGGCTTCCCGATCGCGAAGATCGCCGCCCGTCTCGCGATCGGCTACACGCTCGACGAGATCCGCAACGACATCACCCAGGTCACGCCGGCGAGCTTCGAACCCACGCTCGACTACGTCGTGGTCAAGGTGCCGCGCTTCGCGTTCGAGAAGTTCCCGCAGGCCGACGCGCGGCTGACGACGCACATGAAGAGCGTCGGCGAGGCGATGGCGATCGGGCGCAACTTCACCGAGGCGCTGCAGAAGGCGCTGCGGTCGCTGGAGAAGCGCGACGCGACGCTGTCCTGGGCCGGCGAACCCGGCGACAAGGACGAGTTGCTGGCGCGGATCACCGTCCCGTACGACGGGCGGCTGCGTGACGTCGTCGCGGCCATGCGCGCCGGCGCGACGCCCGCGGAGCTCTTCGAGGTCACGAAGATCGACCCGTGGTTCCTCGACCAGCTCCTGCTGCTGCACGAGGTCGCGACCGACGTGGCCGCGGCCGAGCAGCTCGACCCCGAGCTGCTGCGCCGGGCGAAGCGGCACGGTTTCTCCGACGGGCAGATCGCGGAGATCCGCCGCATCCCCGAACCGGTCGTCCGCGGCGTCCGCCACGCGCTCGGTATCCGGCCGGTCTACAAGACCGTCGACACCTGCGCCGGAGAGTTCGAGGCCCACACGCCGTACCACTACTCGTCCTACGACACCGAGACCGAGGTGCGGCCGGGGTCGAAGCCGAAGGTGGTCATCCTCGGTTCCGGGCCGAACCGCATCGGCCAGGGCATCGAGTTCGACTACTCGTGCGTCCACGCGTCGTTCGCGCTGCGCGACGCGGGCTACGAGACCGTGATGATCAACTGCAACCCCGAGACGGTCTCGACCGACTACGACACCTCGGACCGGCTCTACTTCGAGCCCTTGACGCTCGAGGACGTCCTCGAGGTGGTGCACGCCGAGCAGGCGACCGGTGAGGTCGTCGGCGTCGTCGTGCAGCTCGGCGGACAGACCCCGCTCGGTCTGGCCCGTGCGCTCAAGGAGGAGGGCGTCCCGATCGTCGGGACCTCGCCGGAGGCGATCCACCTCGCCGAGGACCGCGGCGCCTTCGGTCGTGTCCTCGCGCAGGAGGGCCTGACCGCCCCGAAGCACGGCACCGCCTTCTCCTTCGAGGAGTCCAAGGCGATCGCGGACGAGGTCGGCTACCCGGTCCTCGTGCGGCCGTCCTACGTGCTCGGCGGCCGCGGCATGGAGATCGTCTACAGCGAGGAGATGCTGGCCGACTACATCTCCCGCGCCACCGAGATCTCTGCGGACCGCCCGGTCCTGGTCGACCGCTTCCTCGACGACGCGGTCGAGATTGACGTCGACGCGCTCTACGACGGCAACGAGCTCTACCTCGGTGGCGTCATGGAGCACATCGAGGAGGCCGGCATCCACTCCGGCGACTCGGCCTGCGTGCTCCCGCCGATCACGCTCGGCAACACCGACATCGAGCGGATCCGCGAGGCCACCGAGTCGATCGCCCGCGGGGTCGGCGTGCGGGGTCTGCTCAACGTCCAGTACGCGATCGCCGCGGACGTGCTCTACGTCCTCGAGGCGAATCCGCGGGCCTCGCGCACCGTGCCGTTCGTGTCGAAGGCGACGGCCGTGCCGCTCGCCAAGGCCGCGGCGCGCGTCATGCTCGGGGCGACGATCGCCGAACTGCGCGCCGAGGGGATCCTCCCGCCGACCGGCGACTGCGCCGACCTGCCCTACGACGCCCCCGTCGCGGTGAAGGAGGCGGTGATGCCGTTCAACCGGTTCCGCACCGCCGACGGCACGCACGTCGACACGATTCTCGGCCCGGAGATGCGTTCCACCGGCGAGGTCATGGGCATCGACACCACGTTCGGGACGGCCTTCGCGAAGTCGCAGGCCGGCGCCTACGGCGCGCTCCCGACCAAGGGTGCGGCGTTCGTCTCGGTCGCGAACCGGGACAAGCGCTCGATGATCTTCCCGGTCAAGCGGCTCCACGACCTCGGTTTCGAGATCCTCGCGACCGCCGGCACCGCGGACGTCCTGCGGCGCAACGGCGTCCCGGCGACGGTCGTGCGCAAGGGCCACCACGGGCCGGGGCCGGCGACCGCGCAGTGGCCCGAGGGCGAGCCGACGATCGTGACGCGCATTTCGAACGGCGAGGTCGCCCTCATCGTGAACACGCCCTTCGGCGTCGGGTCGCGTGTCGACGGCTGGGACATCCGCACCGCCGCCGTCGGCTCGAACACGCTGTGCGTGACGACCGTGCCGGGTCTGGCGGCCGCGGTGCAGGGGATCGAGTCACTGCTGCGCGGCGACATCGGCGTCTGTCCGCTGCAGGAGTACGCCGACCGGTTGTGGGAGTCGCGCCGGTGA
- the efp gene encoding elongation factor P — MATTNDLKNGLVLNIEGQLWTVVEFQHVKPGKGPAFVRTKLKNVLSGKTVDKTFNAGIKVETANVDKRDMQYLYKDGEDFVFMDTQTYDQIHVPAATVGDAANFMLENQVAVVATHEGAPLYVELPAAVELVISYTEPGMQGDRSTGGTKPATLETGASIQVPLFITTGEKVKVDTRSGEYLGRINN; from the coding sequence GTGGCGACCACGAACGACCTGAAGAACGGCCTGGTCCTCAACATCGAGGGCCAGCTGTGGACCGTCGTCGAGTTCCAGCACGTCAAGCCCGGCAAGGGCCCGGCCTTCGTGCGGACCAAGCTGAAGAACGTCCTGTCCGGCAAGACCGTCGACAAGACCTTCAACGCCGGCATCAAGGTCGAGACAGCGAACGTCGACAAGCGCGACATGCAGTACCTGTACAAGGACGGCGAGGACTTCGTGTTCATGGACACGCAGACCTACGACCAGATCCACGTGCCGGCCGCGACCGTCGGTGACGCCGCGAACTTCATGCTGGAGAACCAGGTCGCCGTCGTCGCGACCCACGAGGGCGCGCCGCTCTACGTCGAGCTCCCCGCCGCGGTCGAGCTCGTCATCTCCTACACCGAGCCCGGCATGCAGGGCGACCGTTCCACCGGCGGCACCAAGCCGGCGACGCTGGAGACCGGCGCCTCGATCCAGGTCCCGCTGTTCATCACCACCGGCGAGAAGGTCAAGGTGGACACGCGTAGCGGCGAGTACCTGGGCCGCATCAACAACTGA
- a CDS encoding Xaa-Pro peptidase family protein, translating to MPEIHEARRERLRESIRAADIDAALITNLVNVRYLTGFTGSNAALLLTADARTSGVLLATDGRYVNQAGAQAPDVELVVERACAVALANRADKLRVRRLGFESHHVTVDLHGQLGGQAELVSLGPVVEELRTVKDEIEISALREAAAIADAALAEILEGLVMGRTERHVARELERRMLDKGAEAPAFETIVAAGENSAVPHHRPTDRRIAYGDLLKIDFGARVAGYHSDMTRTFVVGSEPASWQVELYDLVFAAQRAGREALTPGVEIAAVDAAARSVIEAAGSGPHFPHGLGHGVGLQIHEAPLIAATATGRLRALTPVTIEPGVYLDGVGGIRIEDTLVVRDAADGGPELLTVTTKELLVLD from the coding sequence ATGCCGGAGATCCACGAGGCTCGCCGGGAACGGTTGCGGGAGTCGATCCGGGCGGCGGACATCGACGCGGCGCTGATCACGAACCTGGTCAACGTCCGGTACCTGACGGGGTTCACCGGGTCGAACGCGGCGTTGCTGCTCACCGCCGACGCGCGGACGTCCGGGGTCCTCCTCGCGACCGACGGTCGCTACGTCAACCAGGCCGGGGCGCAGGCGCCGGACGTCGAGCTCGTCGTGGAGCGGGCGTGCGCGGTCGCGCTGGCGAACCGCGCCGACAAGCTGCGCGTGCGCCGGCTCGGGTTCGAGTCCCACCACGTGACCGTGGACCTGCACGGCCAGCTGGGCGGCCAGGCCGAGCTGGTCTCGCTCGGGCCGGTCGTCGAGGAACTCCGCACCGTCAAGGACGAGATCGAGATCTCCGCGCTGCGTGAGGCCGCCGCGATCGCGGACGCGGCGCTGGCCGAGATCCTCGAAGGCCTGGTGATGGGACGGACCGAGCGGCACGTCGCCCGCGAGCTGGAACGGCGCATGCTCGACAAGGGCGCCGAGGCGCCGGCGTTCGAGACGATCGTCGCGGCGGGGGAGAACTCCGCCGTCCCGCACCACCGGCCCACCGACCGGCGCATCGCCTACGGCGACCTGCTCAAGATCGACTTCGGCGCCCGTGTCGCCGGGTACCACTCGGACATGACCCGGACCTTCGTGGTCGGTTCCGAGCCTGCGTCCTGGCAGGTCGAGCTCTACGACCTCGTGTTCGCCGCTCAGCGGGCCGGCCGGGAGGCGCTGACACCCGGCGTCGAGATCGCCGCGGTGGACGCGGCGGCACGCTCGGTGATCGAGGCGGCCGGTTCCGGACCGCATTTCCCGCACGGACTCGGGCACGGCGTGGGCCTGCAGATCCACGAGGCACCGCTGATCGCCGCCACGGCCACCGGTAGACTTCGTGCGCTCACGCCGGTCACGATCGAACCCGGGGTCTACCTGGACGGGGTCGGCGGGATCCGCATCGAGGACACCCTCGTCGTCCGGGACGCCGCTGACGGCGGCCCTGAGCTACTGACCGTGACGACCAAAGAGCTGCTGGTCCTGGACTGA
- a CDS encoding dihydroorotase, with translation MSSFLLRGVRPLGGDPVDLLLSDGRIADVGVVGSVAGAHTVDADGLIALPGLVDLHTHLREPGREDAETVETGTQAAALGGFTAVHAMANTSPVADTAGVVEQVWRLGQQYGHADVRPVGAVTVGIAGEQLAELGAMADCPAGVRVFSDDGHCVSDAVLMRRALEYVKAFDGVIAQHAQEPRLTEGAQMNEGEMSAMLGLGGWPAVAEEAIIARDCLLAAHVGSRLHVCHVSTAGSVELIRWAKSKGWDVTAEVTPHHLLLTDDLVSSYDPIYKVNPPLRTAADVEALRAGLADGTIDAVATDHAPHPDEAKDCEWAAAAMGMLGLQTALSVVQQVMVDTGLMSWADVADRMSTRPARIGRVDGHGRGLEVGAPANVTLVDPSTTWTVDPHALASKSSNTPYRRMTLPGSVYATFLRGNATVLDGKLA, from the coding sequence GTGAGTTCGTTCCTGCTGCGGGGGGTTCGGCCCCTCGGCGGCGACCCGGTCGACCTGCTGCTCTCCGACGGGCGAATCGCCGACGTGGGAGTGGTCGGCTCCGTCGCCGGCGCCCACACGGTCGACGCCGACGGGCTGATCGCCCTGCCGGGTCTGGTCGACCTGCACACGCACCTGCGCGAGCCCGGCCGCGAGGACGCCGAGACCGTCGAGACCGGCACCCAGGCCGCGGCGCTCGGGGGCTTCACCGCGGTGCACGCGATGGCGAACACCTCGCCGGTCGCCGACACCGCCGGCGTCGTCGAGCAGGTCTGGCGGCTCGGCCAGCAGTACGGCCATGCGGACGTGCGCCCGGTCGGCGCCGTCACCGTCGGGATCGCGGGGGAGCAGCTCGCGGAACTCGGCGCGATGGCCGACTGCCCCGCCGGCGTGCGGGTTTTCTCCGACGACGGTCACTGCGTCTCCGACGCGGTCCTGATGCGCCGGGCGCTGGAGTACGTGAAGGCCTTCGACGGCGTCATCGCCCAGCACGCGCAGGAGCCCCGGCTCACCGAGGGTGCGCAGATGAACGAGGGCGAGATGTCCGCGATGCTCGGCCTCGGCGGTTGGCCCGCGGTGGCCGAGGAGGCGATCATCGCCCGCGACTGCCTGCTGGCCGCGCACGTCGGCTCGCGGTTGCACGTCTGCCATGTCTCGACGGCCGGCTCGGTCGAGCTGATCCGCTGGGCGAAGAGCAAGGGCTGGGACGTCACCGCCGAGGTGACGCCGCATCACCTGCTCCTGACCGACGACCTGGTCAGCAGCTACGACCCGATCTACAAGGTGAACCCGCCGCTGCGCACCGCCGCCGACGTGGAGGCGCTGCGCGCCGGTCTGGCCGACGGCACCATCGACGCCGTCGCGACCGACCACGCCCCGCACCCGGACGAGGCCAAGGACTGTGAGTGGGCCGCCGCCGCGATGGGCATGCTCGGTCTGCAGACCGCGCTGTCGGTCGTGCAGCAGGTCATGGTCGACACCGGCCTGATGTCCTGGGCCGACGTCGCGGACCGCATGTCCACCCGTCCGGCCCGCATCGGCCGGGTCGACGGCCACGGCCGCGGCCTGGAGGTCGGTGCCCCGGCGAACGTCACCCTCGTCGACCCGAGCACCACCTGGACGGTCGACCCGCACGCCCTCGCATCCAAGAGTTCCAACACGCCCTACCGGAGGATGACCCTGCCCGGATCCGTGTACGCGACGTTCCTGCGTGGCAACGCCACCGTGCTCGACGGGAAGCTGGCGTGA
- a CDS encoding transcriptional regulator BldD: protein MPTEYAKALGARLRAIRTQQGLSLHGVEEKSKGRWKAVVVGSYERGDRAVTVQKLAELASFYGVPVAELLPGGAPSGAAEPPPRLVIDLERLQQVPTEKAGPLMRYAATIQSQRGDYNGKVLSIRQDDLRTLAVIYDQPPSSLTEELINWGVLGSDARGALDV, encoded by the coding sequence GTGCCCACCGAGTACGCGAAGGCCCTGGGTGCGCGGTTGCGCGCGATCCGCACCCAGCAGGGTCTGTCCCTGCACGGGGTCGAGGAGAAGTCCAAGGGCCGCTGGAAGGCGGTCGTGGTCGGCTCGTACGAGCGCGGCGACCGTGCCGTGACCGTCCAGAAGCTCGCCGAGCTCGCCAGCTTCTACGGCGTCCCCGTCGCCGAACTGCTGCCCGGCGGCGCCCCCAGCGGCGCGGCCGAGCCCCCGCCGCGCCTGGTCATCGACCTGGAGCGCCTCCAGCAGGTCCCGACCGAGAAGGCCGGCCCGCTGATGCGCTACGCCGCGACGATCCAGTCCCAGCGCGGCGACTACAACGGCAAGGTCCTCTCGATCCGCCAGGACGACCTGCGGACCCTCGCCGTCATCTACGACCAGCCGCCGTCGAGCCTGACCGAGGAGCTCATCAACTGGGGCGTCCTCGGCTCCGACGCCCGCGGCGCCCTCGACGTCTGA
- the carA gene encoding glutamine-hydrolyzing carbamoyl-phosphate synthase small subunit, whose translation MSRRRGPALLVLEDGRTFRGEAYGHVGETFGEAVFSTGMTGYQETLTDPSYHKQVVVMTAPHIGNTGVNDEDPESRKIWVAGYVVRDPARIPSNWRSRKPLEDQLDEDGVVGISGIDTRALTRHLRDSGAMRVGVSSVETDPEALRARVLASPSMLGADLAKEVSTPEPYVVPAIGEKKFTVVAVDLGIKSMTPHRMAQRGIEVHVVPATSTAAEVLARDPDGVFLSNGPGDPGVADYAVEIAQGVLVERVPLFGICFGNQILGRALGFGTYKLRFGHRGINQPVMDRTTGKVEITAHNHGFAVDAPRDGIADTPYGRAEVSHVCLNDDVVEGVRCLDTPAFSVQYHPEAAAGPHDAGYLFDRFTELMSTRSVHATS comes from the coding sequence GTGAGCCGCCGGCGCGGTCCCGCGCTGCTCGTCCTGGAGGACGGCCGCACCTTCCGCGGTGAGGCCTACGGCCACGTCGGGGAGACCTTCGGCGAGGCCGTGTTCTCCACCGGCATGACGGGGTATCAGGAGACCCTGACCGACCCGAGCTACCACAAGCAGGTCGTCGTCATGACGGCCCCGCACATCGGAAACACCGGGGTGAACGACGAGGACCCGGAGTCCCGGAAGATCTGGGTCGCCGGCTACGTCGTCCGCGACCCCGCCCGGATCCCGAGCAACTGGCGCTCCCGCAAGCCGCTGGAGGACCAGCTCGACGAGGACGGCGTCGTCGGCATCTCGGGCATCGACACCCGTGCGCTGACCCGGCACCTGCGCGACTCCGGCGCCATGCGCGTCGGCGTCTCCAGCGTCGAGACCGACCCGGAGGCGCTGCGCGCCCGCGTCCTGGCCAGCCCGAGCATGCTCGGCGCCGACCTGGCGAAGGAGGTCTCGACCCCGGAGCCCTACGTGGTCCCGGCCATCGGCGAGAAGAAGTTCACGGTCGTCGCCGTCGACCTCGGCATCAAGTCGATGACGCCGCACCGCATGGCGCAGCGCGGCATCGAGGTGCACGTGGTCCCCGCCACCAGCACCGCGGCCGAGGTGCTCGCCCGCGACCCCGACGGCGTCTTCCTCTCGAACGGCCCGGGCGACCCCGGGGTCGCCGACTACGCCGTCGAGATCGCGCAGGGCGTGCTCGTCGAGCGGGTGCCGCTGTTCGGCATCTGCTTCGGCAACCAGATCCTCGGCCGGGCCCTCGGATTCGGCACGTACAAGCTGCGCTTCGGCCACCGCGGCATCAACCAGCCGGTGATGGACCGCACCACCGGCAAGGTCGAGATCACCGCGCACAACCACGGCTTCGCCGTGGACGCGCCGCGCGACGGGATCGCCGACACCCCCTACGGCCGCGCCGAGGTGAGCCACGTCTGCCTCAACGACGACGTCGTCGAGGGCGTGCGCTGCCTGGACACGCCGGCCTTCTCCGTCCAGTACCACCCGGAGGCGGCGGCCGGCCCGCACGACGCCGGCTACCTGTTCGACCGGTTCACCGAGCTGATGAGCACCAGGAGCGTTCATGCCACGTCGTGA